One Legionella lansingensis genomic region harbors:
- the accB gene encoding acetyl-CoA carboxylase biotin carboxyl carrier protein produces MDIRKIKKLIELLEETGISEIEIKEGEESVRLSRHYPELPPQVRYITSQPQTPQAPAPVAPTVVTNESGKTTTPPSAGHKIRSPMVGTMYTSPSPDAAPFVTIGQSVKVGDTLCIVEAMKMFNEIEADRAGKIVDILVANGEPVEYDQPLFVIEE; encoded by the coding sequence ATGGATATTCGTAAAATCAAAAAGTTGATCGAGTTATTAGAGGAAACGGGTATTTCTGAAATCGAAATTAAGGAAGGTGAAGAATCCGTTCGTCTAAGTCGTCATTATCCGGAACTACCACCGCAGGTGCGTTACATTACTTCACAGCCACAAACGCCCCAAGCACCTGCGCCAGTAGCGCCCACTGTAGTAACCAATGAAAGCGGCAAAACAACCACTCCACCTAGTGCTGGTCATAAGATCCGTTCTCCTATGGTTGGAACCATGTATACCTCACCTTCTCCTGATGCCGCTCCTTTCGTTACTATTGGGCAGTCTGTTAAAGTCGGAGATACACTTTGTATTGTTGAAGCGATGAAGATGTTCAATGAAATTGAAGCTGATCGCGCCGGTAAAATCGTTGACATTTTAGTAGCTAATGGTGAACCCGTTGAGTATGAC
- the aroQ gene encoding type II 3-dehydroquinate dehydratase → MKKILVLHGPNLNRLGLREPDIYGSTTLKELNALLAQQAQAAGISLTSKQSNNEAELIEIIHQATDDKIDYLIINPAAFTHTSIALRDALLAGKLPFIEVHISNIYSREAFRHHSYFSDIATGVISGLGINGYSLALQAIIDELI, encoded by the coding sequence ATGAAGAAAATACTTGTACTACATGGTCCAAATTTAAATAGACTGGGGTTACGAGAACCTGATATTTATGGCTCAACAACATTAAAAGAACTTAACGCATTGTTAGCACAACAAGCGCAAGCGGCTGGTATCTCGCTAACCAGTAAGCAAAGCAACAATGAAGCAGAACTGATCGAAATCATTCACCAAGCCACTGATGATAAAATAGATTACCTGATTATCAATCCAGCTGCCTTCACTCATACGAGCATTGCACTTCGCGATGCCTTGTTGGCTGGGAAACTTCCCTTTATTGAGGTTCACATTAGCAATATTTATTCACGAGAAGCATTTCGTCATCATTCTTATTTTTCCGACATTGCAACAGGTGTCATTAGCGGACTAGGAATTAACGGTTATTCCCTAGCCCTGCAAGCCATTATTGATGAATTAATTTAA
- a CDS encoding elongation factor P hydroxylase, producing MGFILSNQKHDYNDLIVLFNHCFAARYNTRLLKGDEEPIYLPADEERSYHAIFFAHGFFSSALHECAHWLIAGKERRKQIDYGYWYAPDGRTAEQQQFFQKVEAKPQALEWILSIAAGYRFRISIDNLNGPPLDTEAFKQAIYQHVLNYCERGLASRARLFREALCGYYGTSPYLDTEHFKLTEI from the coding sequence ATGGGGTTTATATTGAGCAATCAAAAACACGACTATAACGATTTAATTGTACTTTTTAATCACTGCTTTGCAGCCCGATACAATACAAGACTGCTTAAAGGTGATGAGGAGCCCATTTATCTTCCTGCAGATGAGGAACGTTCTTATCATGCTATCTTTTTTGCTCATGGTTTTTTTAGCAGCGCTCTTCATGAGTGTGCGCACTGGTTAATTGCTGGTAAAGAACGCAGGAAACAGATTGATTATGGTTATTGGTATGCTCCTGATGGTCGTACAGCCGAACAGCAACAATTTTTTCAGAAGGTTGAGGCAAAACCTCAAGCTTTGGAATGGATACTTTCCATAGCGGCAGGATATCGTTTTCGTATCAGTATTGATAACCTAAATGGTCCACCTTTGGATACTGAGGCATTTAAACAAGCTATCTATCAACATGTGCTAAATTATTGTGAACGAGGCTTGGCTTCGCGAGCGCGACTGTTTAGGGAAGCATTGTGTGGATATTACGGTACTTCACCCTATTTGGATACTGAACATTTTAAATTAACGGAGATTTAA